From the genome of Impatiens glandulifera chromosome 9, dImpGla2.1, whole genome shotgun sequence, one region includes:
- the LOC124914165 gene encoding squamosa promoter-binding protein 1-like yields MLFEESGWNLWSSLILFHQYLPPTSISSQSSIHLKDYLLLTVLSLSRKGMDMRGRRRSMKGKMNDEGTAGEEEEEEEDKDVEGLGKKTALTFTSKSGSGGGSSLPCCQVENCDADMTNAKQYHRRHKVCEAHAKAPIVAVVGLWQRFCQQCSRFHEISAFDEAKRSCRRRLAGHNERRRKSSYDNQGEGSA; encoded by the exons ATGCTTTTTGAAGAATCAGGATGGAATTTGTGGTCCTCCCTCATTCTTTTTCACCAGTACCTTCCCCCAACTTCCATTTCATCCCAATCATCAATCCACTTGAAAGATTATTTGCTTCTTACTGTTCTTTCGCTTTCTAGGAAGGGGATGGATATGAGAGGCAGGAGGAGGAGCATGAAGGGAAAGATGAACGACGAAGGCACTGCCggagaggaggaagaagaagaggaagacaaaGATGTTGAAGGTTTAGGGAAGAAAACGGCGTTGACTTTCACCAGCAAGAGCGGATCTGGTGGAGGGTCCTCGCTGCCTTGTTGCCAGGTGGAGAACTGTGATGCAGACATGACCAATGCAAAACAGTACCACAGGCGCCACAAGGTTTGTGAAGCTCATGCTAAGGCTCCAATTGTTGCTGTTGTAGGTCTTTGGCAGCGGTTCTGTCAGCAATGCAGCAG GTTTCATGAGATATCTGCTTTTGATGAAGCTAAAAGGAGTTGTCGCAGACGCTTAGCCGGACATAATGAGCGCCGCCGTAAAAGTTCATATGATAATCAGGGAGAAGGATCGGCCTAA
- the LOC124914164 gene encoding mitochondrial arginine transporter BAC1: MEQTSGYKDYIAGLLAGVAIVVTGHPFDTVKVKLQKHNTDAQGARYRNGLHCTARILKTEGVKGLYRGASSSFVGMAFESSLLFGMYSQIKQSLQGELQSDKPHFSTIIPAASFSGAAISFILCPTELVKCRMQVQGTDSLVPMSNRYSGPLDCAIKTMKHEGVAGIFRGGLTTLFRESIGNAAFFCTYEHVKYYMNLQFKDAHKQNNLVDVGIGIMSGGLSGIAFWSAVLPLDVAKTLIQTDPDRSSTKNPFQILTSIHRRSGLSGCYTGLGPTIMRAFPANAAAIVTWELAIKFLGIKHD, from the exons ATGGAGCAGACCTCAGGTTACAAGGATTACATAGCAGGCTTGCTCGCCGGCGTGGCTATTGTTGTCACTGGTCATCCCTTCGATACCGTTAAG GTGAAGCTGCAAAAGCACAACACTGATGCTCAAGGTGCAAGATATCGGAATGGTCTGCATTGCACGGCTAGGATATTGAAGACAGAAGGA GTGAAAGGACTTTATAGGGGCGCATCGTCTTCATTTGTAGGGATGGCTTTTGAGAGTTCACTGCTTTTCGGCATGTATTCCCAAATAAAACAATCACTACAG GGTGAACTTCAAAGTGATAAACCACATTTTTCCACAATAATTCCAGCCGCCTCTTTCAGTGGTGCTGCAATCAGCTTTATTCTATGTCCGACAGAGCTGGTAAAG TGCAGGATGCAAGTTCAAGGAACGGATTCCTTGGTTCCCATGTCAAACAGATACAGTGGTCCTCTTGATTGTGCCATTAAAACCATGAAGCATGAGGGG GTTGCAGGAATTTTTCGAGGAGGCTTGACAACATTATTTAGGGAATCTATAGGAAATGCAGCTTTCTTTTGCACCTATGAACATGTGAAGTATTATATGAATTTGCAGTTTAAGGATGCACACAAACAGAACAACCTGGTTGATGTAGGAATTGGCATAATGAGTGGTGGTCTAAGTGGTATAGCA TTCTGGTCAGCAGTTTTGCCATTGGATGTAGCAAAAACCTTAATTCAGACAGACCCAGATCGAAGCTCAACTAAAAATCCATTCCAAATCTTGACATCG ATTCACAGGAGGTCAGGACTTAGTGGATGCTATACCGGTCTAGGCCCAACAATAATGAGGGCTTTTCCTGCTAATGCAGCTGCAATTGTAACCTGGGAACTGGCAATCAAATTTTTGGGCATAAAGCATGATTAG